In Streptomyces nojiriensis, one genomic interval encodes:
- a CDS encoding DUF3263 domain-containing protein, with product MTDEGQLTATEAAVLAYEGRTWPGPGAKERAIREGLGMTPVRYYQLLNALMDDPRALAHAPGTVNRLRRIREAQRARR from the coding sequence ATGACGGACGAGGGGCAGCTGACGGCCACGGAGGCCGCGGTGCTCGCGTACGAGGGACGCACCTGGCCCGGGCCCGGAGCCAAGGAACGGGCCATCCGGGAAGGGCTGGGGATGACCCCCGTCCGCTACTACCAGTTGCTCAACGCACTGATGGACGACCCGCGGGCCCTGGCCCACGCCCCGGGCACGGTGAACCGGCTGCGCAGGATCCGCGAGGCCCAGCGAGCCCGGCGATAG
- a CDS encoding extracellular solute-binding protein, which translates to MKGRYLSLAASGAVLCLTAVTLTGCGAVGGLTGDNEVTLRVVAADYGDNPQNSSEAYWKDLATGFEKANPGTKVEVSVYSWSEVDAKVAEMVKAGKAPDIAQIGAYSDYAAAGKLYSAEELLSVKTEADFLGPLADAGKVKQVQYGMPFVASTRLLFYNEKLLADAGVIGKDAKGWQPKNWADLEAAAKKLKAANVPTPFALPLGREEAQAETMMWMLAGGGGYTDNEESYSIDSAPNVKALEFLRDKMVGQGLTGPVEPGKLDRQAAFDGFTKGEVGMLNGHPTLLKQAAAKGVKFGMVPLPTSDGSDQPAMGVADWVMAFKNGHRQESGKFLDFLYQPKNVTAFTEKYDLLPATTSGYQAKQAATGGSAPQLKPFLTALPSSRLYPVGKKSWAGVSEDIKQNIGKTVQPGGQPAKVLEQIATAARAADPR; encoded by the coding sequence GTGAAGGGCCGTTACCTGAGCCTGGCCGCGTCCGGCGCCGTGCTGTGCCTGACTGCCGTGACGCTGACGGGCTGCGGAGCCGTCGGGGGGCTCACCGGAGACAACGAGGTGACCCTGCGGGTCGTGGCGGCCGACTACGGGGACAATCCGCAGAACTCCTCCGAGGCGTACTGGAAGGACCTCGCCACGGGCTTCGAGAAGGCCAACCCGGGCACCAAGGTCGAGGTCAGCGTCTACTCCTGGTCCGAGGTCGACGCCAAGGTCGCCGAGATGGTCAAGGCCGGCAAGGCCCCCGACATAGCCCAGATCGGCGCCTACTCCGACTACGCGGCCGCCGGCAAGCTGTACTCGGCGGAAGAGCTGCTCTCCGTGAAGACCGAGGCCGACTTCCTCGGCCCGCTCGCCGACGCCGGCAAGGTCAAGCAGGTCCAGTACGGCATGCCCTTCGTGGCCAGCACCCGGCTGCTCTTCTACAACGAGAAGCTGCTCGCCGACGCCGGTGTGATCGGCAAGGACGCCAAGGGCTGGCAGCCGAAGAACTGGGCGGACCTCGAAGCCGCCGCCAAGAAGCTCAAGGCCGCCAATGTGCCCACCCCCTTCGCGCTGCCGCTGGGCCGCGAGGAGGCACAGGCCGAGACGATGATGTGGATGCTCGCGGGCGGCGGCGGCTACACCGACAACGAGGAGTCGTACTCCATCGACTCCGCCCCCAACGTCAAGGCGCTGGAGTTCCTGCGGGACAAGATGGTCGGCCAGGGGCTGACCGGCCCCGTGGAGCCCGGCAAGCTGGACCGCCAAGCCGCCTTCGACGGCTTCACCAAGGGCGAGGTCGGCATGCTCAACGGGCACCCGACCCTGCTCAAGCAGGCCGCCGCCAAGGGCGTGAAGTTCGGCATGGTGCCGCTGCCCACCTCCGACGGCAGCGACCAGCCCGCGATGGGCGTCGCGGACTGGGTCATGGCCTTCAAGAACGGCCACCGCCAGGAGTCCGGCAAGTTCCTGGACTTCCTGTACCAGCCGAAGAACGTGACGGCCTTCACCGAGAAGTACGACCTGCTGCCCGCCACCACCAGCGGCTACCAGGCCAAGCAGGCCGCCACGGGCGGCTCGGCCCCGCAGCTGAAGCCCTTCCTGACGGCACTGCCCAGCTCCCGGCTGTACCCGGTCGGCAAGAAGTCCTGGGCGGGCGTCAGCGAGGACATCAAGCAGAACATCGGCAAGACCGTCCAGCCGGGCGGGCAGCCCGCGAAGGTGCTGGAGCAGATCGCCACGGCCGCCCGGGCGGCGGATCCGCGCTGA